One Pullulanibacillus sp. KACC 23026 DNA segment encodes these proteins:
- a CDS encoding Ger(x)C family spore germination protein, producing MKKLRTWEILIGLLLVALSFMGGTVPKQIIDDVRLATAVGYDYKDPNNFVGTLEAPVFNPDLTLTQEVYSDVAPISKMNRREINAESPYVVVSGKLQAVLFNIPLAKQGIMSRIDTLNRDPSIGERIYLAIVDGSSKELLSKQYEQNLDDGTYLAELMEQNSEQSFLPTTNLHEFSVSYYTEGVDACLPLLKVVGNKIQIKGVAYFNNDKYKGFVNNNEAIYLKMLKQNFKSGSLMARKSGSKTMINMENIKSSRKFKVTYKNGLPHVTITITIRGIVTESYKSNGISNQEIEDIFEKKIKRVSRQLISRFKKEHSDPIEIGYQVRIRDRNWDYEKWKSEYKDVPVKVKAHVQIIEKGLKT from the coding sequence ATGAAAAAGCTAAGAACCTGGGAAATTTTAATTGGGCTGCTTCTTGTTGCACTTTCCTTTATGGGAGGAACCGTTCCTAAACAGATTATTGATGATGTGCGACTGGCGACAGCAGTGGGGTATGATTATAAAGACCCAAACAATTTCGTCGGAACGCTTGAGGCACCCGTTTTTAATCCCGATCTGACGTTAACTCAAGAAGTCTACAGCGATGTCGCACCCATCTCAAAAATGAATCGCAGAGAAATTAATGCTGAATCGCCTTATGTGGTGGTGAGCGGAAAGCTGCAGGCTGTTCTCTTTAATATCCCTTTAGCAAAACAAGGAATTATGAGCCGGATCGATACATTAAATAGGGATCCTTCCATTGGTGAGCGGATCTATTTAGCCATTGTTGATGGGAGCTCTAAGGAGTTATTAAGCAAGCAATATGAACAAAACCTAGATGATGGGACGTATCTTGCCGAATTAATGGAACAGAACAGCGAACAATCCTTCTTGCCTACAACCAATCTGCATGAGTTTTCGGTTTCCTATTATACAGAGGGGGTGGATGCCTGCTTGCCTCTATTGAAAGTCGTAGGAAATAAAATTCAGATTAAAGGCGTTGCCTACTTCAATAATGATAAATATAAGGGTTTTGTAAATAACAATGAGGCCATTTACTTAAAAATGCTGAAACAAAATTTTAAGAGCGGTTCTTTAATGGCTCGAAAATCAGGTTCCAAGACAATGATCAACATGGAAAATATAAAATCTTCAAGGAAATTTAAGGTAACCTATAAAAATGGACTGCCCCATGTGACCATTACAATCACGATTAGGGGAATTGTCACCGAAAGCTACAAATCAAACGGTATCAGCAATCAAGAAATTGAAGACATATTTGAGAAGAAAATTAAGCGGGTAAGCCGACAATTAATAAGCCGCTTTAAAAAAGAACACTCGGATCCAATAGAAATCGGTTATCAGGTTCGAATCCGAGACCGCAACTGGGACTATGAAAAATGGAAAAGTGAATATAAAGACGTCCCCGTAAAAGTAAAGGCACATGTCCAAATCATTGAAAAAGGTTTAAAGACATAG
- a CDS encoding response regulator transcription factor has protein sequence MLADDQTMIRQGFGYCIGLQDDMILIGEASNGKEAVEKSLECLPDVVLMDIQMPEMSGIEATKEIINRFPQTKIVILTTFDDQEYIYQGIRAGAVGYLLKDADVEEMLETVRAAYRGEAIFKTSLASDVLLKVAASNEAMPEVRHKAILKESLTDREQEILQEMSYGLRNDQIAKKLSITEGTVKSHVHRILQKFGCEDRTQVVVMALRNHMVE, from the coding sequence ATGCTTGCAGATGACCAAACAATGATTCGGCAAGGCTTTGGCTACTGTATTGGTCTGCAAGACGACATGATCTTAATTGGCGAGGCCTCCAATGGAAAAGAGGCGGTGGAGAAGTCTCTGGAATGCCTGCCAGATGTTGTCCTAATGGATATCCAAATGCCAGAGATGTCCGGCATTGAAGCGACCAAAGAAATTATTAATCGGTTTCCCCAAACGAAGATTGTCATCTTAACAACCTTTGATGATCAAGAGTATATTTATCAAGGGATTCGTGCTGGGGCGGTTGGCTATTTGCTAAAAGACGCTGATGTTGAAGAAATGCTGGAGACTGTTCGCGCAGCCTATCGCGGTGAGGCCATTTTCAAAACAAGTTTAGCTTCTGATGTTCTTTTAAAGGTAGCGGCGAGCAATGAGGCAATGCCCGAGGTTCGTCATAAAGCCATTTTAAAAGAGTCCTTGACGGATCGAGAACAGGAAATACTCCAGGAGATGTCCTATGGATTAAGAAATGACCAGATTGCGAAAAAATTGTCAATAACCGAAGGCACGGTCAAATCACATGTGCATCGGATTTTGCAAAAATTTGGCTGCGAAGACCGGACACAGGTTGTCGTCATGGCACTAAGAAATCATATGGTCGAGTGA
- a CDS encoding DUF1700 domain-containing protein, which yields MTKDKFLQELKTFLKRLPEKERTDILQDYEEHFAFGLEEGKSEEDVAASLGSPEQIAKELLADYHLEKVTASATVGNVFRAFWAVIGLGFFNLVIVLGPAIGIAAIIFSGWAAGAFLVVSPLIVMVDAILYPSSFLLFNLFISLACCGIGYFVLIGMLIVTKLAIRGLIGYLNFNVSLVKGGLKHEK from the coding sequence ATGACGAAAGATAAATTTTTGCAAGAACTAAAGACATTCTTAAAACGTTTACCTGAAAAAGAACGCACTGATATTTTACAAGACTATGAAGAGCACTTTGCTTTCGGGCTTGAAGAAGGGAAGTCGGAGGAAGACGTGGCGGCTTCCTTAGGTTCTCCAGAGCAAATCGCTAAAGAGCTTTTGGCGGATTATCACCTTGAAAAAGTAACCGCGAGTGCTACCGTTGGGAATGTTTTTCGGGCATTTTGGGCTGTCATTGGATTAGGCTTTTTCAATTTAGTGATTGTTCTCGGGCCTGCCATTGGCATAGCTGCCATCATTTTTTCAGGTTGGGCAGCAGGGGCATTCCTTGTTGTGTCACCGCTAATCGTCATGGTGGATGCCATCTTATATCCAAGTTCATTTTTACTCTTTAATCTATTTATTTCCTTAGCCTGTTGCGGAATTGGTTATTTTGTTCTTATCGGTATGCTTATTGTAACGAAGCTTGCGATAAGAGGGCTTATTGGTTACTTAAATTTCAATGTCTCATTAGTTAAAGGTGGTTTAAAGCATGAAAAATAA
- a CDS encoding PadR family transcriptional regulator yields the protein MNVQFKKGVLELCVLVLLDKQDRYGYELVQAISNQIEISEGSVYPLLRRLTKEEYFTTYLQESSEGPSRKYYKLTDKGRSYLYELIEEWNEFSRGVNQLIREGVRHDER from the coding sequence GTGAACGTGCAATTTAAAAAAGGGGTTTTAGAACTTTGTGTGCTTGTCCTTCTCGATAAGCAGGACCGGTATGGCTATGAACTGGTCCAGGCGATTTCCAACCAAATTGAAATATCGGAAGGGTCCGTTTATCCGCTTCTTCGTCGCTTAACCAAAGAGGAGTATTTTACAACCTATTTGCAAGAATCTTCAGAAGGTCCTTCAAGAAAGTACTATAAGCTGACAGATAAAGGCAGAAGCTACTTGTATGAACTTATTGAGGAATGGAACGAGTTTTCACGCGGTGTTAATCAATTAATTAGAGAAGGTGTCCGTCATGACGAAAGATAA
- a CDS encoding GNAT family N-acetyltransferase codes for MIRLDEMNASEFNTYLNYAIRNYADEHVKAGNWNAHESMSKAAKEFEQLLPEGEKTAKHKFFVIRVGDQEVGMIWLAERSNQKGFIYDINIWEGYQGLGYGKQAMKEIEEVARKLGLESIGLHVFGHNQIARRLYDKLGYIETDILMEKKI; via the coding sequence TTGATTAGATTAGATGAAATGAATGCAAGTGAATTCAATACGTATCTTAACTATGCGATTAGAAATTATGCGGATGAACACGTAAAGGCTGGCAACTGGAATGCTCATGAATCCATGAGTAAGGCAGCTAAAGAATTTGAACAATTATTACCAGAAGGAGAAAAAACGGCTAAGCATAAGTTCTTCGTGATTAGGGTGGGAGACCAAGAAGTGGGAATGATATGGCTTGCCGAACGGTCAAACCAAAAAGGATTTATCTATGACATCAATATCTGGGAAGGGTATCAAGGGCTCGGCTATGGGAAACAAGCCATGAAAGAAATCGAAGAAGTGGCAAGAAAACTGGGTTTGGAAAGCATCGGGCTTCACGTATTTGGACACAACCAAATCGCGCGTCGTTTATATGACAAGTTAGGATATATAGAAACGGACATTTTAATGGAGAAGAAGATTTAA
- a CDS encoding DUF4097 family beta strand repeat-containing protein → MKNKKRLSIFAGILIVIGIVGSLASFHSTDPVPVSDKKVISNNTISNVMIDTDNARVNIYPSKDKNIKVTLEGKVSANIKRLLTTNVKGKTLRVTYNEKQLSWFNFDFTALRPLTLAIYLPEKQYESVGVKSDNGYVTAESLNTTHAEIHTDNGRVFIRDSHTQTMTAESNNGLMNLTNIKAQSVQLKTDNGRLNLDHVDGKLEGESHNGSISLITKDLDRTIDFTTDNGRITIKTEKDPTNVQFNVSVDNGKINILNKYTGNAVIGKGKNSIQLTSHNGSISVQK, encoded by the coding sequence ATGAAAAATAAAAAGAGGCTTTCGATCTTCGCAGGAATCCTTATCGTAATTGGGATTGTAGGCAGTCTCGCTAGCTTTCATTCGACTGACCCCGTACCCGTTTCAGACAAAAAGGTGATTTCTAATAACACGATCTCAAATGTTATGATCGACACCGATAATGCGCGTGTGAACATCTATCCTTCAAAAGATAAGAACATCAAAGTAACGCTGGAAGGAAAAGTGTCAGCTAACATCAAAAGGCTACTAACAACGAATGTAAAAGGGAAAACGCTCAGAGTGACCTACAATGAAAAACAGCTTAGCTGGTTCAACTTCGATTTTACAGCCTTGAGACCCTTGACTTTGGCTATTTATTTACCAGAAAAGCAGTACGAGTCAGTAGGCGTTAAGAGTGACAATGGATACGTCACAGCCGAAAGTCTAAACACCACACATGCCGAGATCCACACTGACAATGGGCGTGTTTTCATAAGAGACAGCCATACCCAAACGATGACGGCGGAGTCCAACAATGGGCTGATGAACTTAACCAACATCAAAGCACAATCGGTTCAGTTAAAAACGGATAATGGAAGACTGAATCTCGACCATGTTGATGGAAAGCTAGAAGGAGAATCGCATAACGGCAGCATCTCTTTGATCACAAAAGACCTTGATCGAACTATCGATTTTACGACGGATAATGGAAGAATTACAATTAAAACCGAAAAAGACCCCACAAATGTTCAATTCAATGTTTCTGTCGACAACGGAAAAATCAATATCCTAAATAAATACACGGGGAACGCCGTTATAGGAAAAGGAAAAAATAGCATCCAACTCACCTCACATAACGGCAGCATCTCAGTCCAAAAATGA
- a CDS encoding sensor histidine kinase encodes MEYQKRRRALLSASSILFVMAVDQLFIGPPLKILLSALIWLTYAGLLFIRNKSWTKKELVLAASLLVLETAAGLYWFHEIQLIYFLAIILFMASVQLSNPKSLIPLMAALFMAALLYLHFGRGDLFNLLSFLFFSIILYVSIRMRRQRNEMHELNKQQLNKLQEAYEQLQEASVTSMQYAVLEERTRIAREIHDAVGHSLTSLIVQMQALKYMIKKDTEEAAKSLEEMLVVARHGLSDIRTSVHSLAEDQMISGVMPLKALLSRMETSASIASHFHSELSDEDLTMNQSVILFKILQESITNIIRHSEATRVEVTLIKENGNIVLCISDNGLIRSNRTFKEGFGIRGMRARLEERGGKLHYSILEPNGFKLCAEIPEDL; translated from the coding sequence GTGGAGTACCAAAAAAGAAGAAGAGCCCTTTTATCCGCTTCAAGCATCCTGTTTGTCATGGCAGTGGACCAATTATTTATTGGGCCACCTCTGAAAATACTTCTAAGTGCGTTGATTTGGTTAACGTATGCAGGGCTTCTGTTCATTCGAAACAAATCGTGGACAAAAAAAGAATTAGTCCTTGCAGCCTCCCTTCTCGTTCTGGAAACCGCAGCGGGGCTCTATTGGTTCCATGAGATTCAATTGATCTACTTTCTCGCCATCATTCTTTTCATGGCTTCTGTCCAATTATCCAACCCTAAATCTCTTATTCCCTTGATGGCGGCTTTATTTATGGCCGCCTTGCTTTATCTTCATTTTGGTAGAGGCGATTTATTTAACCTGTTATCCTTTCTCTTTTTTTCCATCATCCTCTATGTATCGATCCGAATGAGAAGGCAAAGGAATGAGATGCATGAGTTAAATAAGCAGCAGCTGAACAAGTTGCAGGAAGCCTATGAACAGCTTCAAGAAGCTTCTGTTACCTCCATGCAGTACGCGGTTTTAGAAGAGAGGACACGCATTGCAAGAGAGATTCATGATGCGGTTGGGCATAGCCTGACTTCTTTGATCGTTCAAATGCAAGCGTTAAAATATATGATAAAAAAAGATACAGAGGAAGCAGCGAAGTCATTAGAAGAAATGCTAGTAGTTGCAAGGCACGGATTGAGTGATATTCGGACATCGGTCCACTCTCTTGCTGAAGATCAAATGATTTCTGGGGTCATGCCATTAAAAGCCTTGCTTTCAAGAATGGAAACATCTGCATCGATCGCCTCTCATTTTCATTCTGAGCTGAGTGACGAGGATTTGACGATGAATCAAAGTGTCATCTTGTTTAAGATCCTGCAGGAATCGATTACCAATATCATTCGCCACTCCGAAGCAACACGAGTCGAGGTCACTTTGATAAAAGAAAATGGGAACATAGTCTTATGCATTAGCGATAATGGATTGATCCGCTCAAACAGGACGTTTAAAGAAGGCTTTGGAATAAGAGGGATGAGGGCAAGGCTTGAAGAAAGAGGCGGAAAGCTGCATTATTCCATTTTGGAGCCAAATGGATTCAAATTGTGTGCGGAAATTCCAGAGGATTTATAA
- a CDS encoding UvrD-helicase domain-containing protein, whose protein sequence is MEESQSAYREEQQQLQKVAAEIKRQLADLESKETYHGEDFTEQILEEVRETSRSQLRLAENEPYFGRLDFLEEGLKEAKPLYIGKIGVADGQKGDLLVIDWRAPIASLFYAFTGAEEDIYYTSPDGIVDGDIFLKRNIVIRQKELERVVDVYVKGQEEASLSDEFLLYRLGENKDNKLRDIVSTIQAEQNAIIRAPRNAALIIQGVAGSGKTTVALHRLAYLIYEYREKIKAEKMIIFAPNNMFLDYISNVLPELGVGGIQQMTFEDWALELLEEPLKLEPHSQNLSEWFSPLHSYQRSLSPGRIKGSAKFKQWLETCLTTYESQILPSVDFEPWEGKRLQLTQMNEWIEAFKNEPVAIRRERLVTRMKGWIDARLKEVSPSKKSDLRKKATLSLRNYLKKWPAAKPVMLYQTFLKQAEEENLLNDFMPKSLIKDTIRSLKNKVVTPEDLPPLVLIHFWLNGNQNRFHHVVIDEAQDFSPFQVALLRDQTVQHSFTILGDLSQGIHDYKGIDSWEEFRSCFKNVSSFELEKSYRSTMEIIEFANAVLTKGYDPVVLASPVFRSGDEVMVKQVDRDLRETAVKKWIQDELTKGLKSLAIVTRTEADCLALGESLLESGVDVSLFNGDEQTYAGGVSILPIYLTKGLEFDAVLILDATEENYKKEPRDAKLLYVGCTRALHHLSVFYDGNPSPLLPF, encoded by the coding sequence TTGGAAGAGTCTCAAAGTGCCTATCGTGAAGAGCAGCAGCAGCTCCAAAAAGTCGCTGCAGAGATTAAACGCCAACTCGCTGATTTAGAGTCAAAAGAAACCTATCATGGCGAGGATTTTACTGAACAAATCCTTGAAGAGGTACGTGAAACGTCAAGGAGTCAGCTCCGGCTTGCGGAAAACGAGCCCTATTTTGGCAGGCTTGATTTTCTAGAAGAAGGCTTGAAAGAAGCAAAACCCTTGTACATAGGAAAAATCGGTGTCGCAGATGGTCAAAAAGGAGATCTCCTTGTCATTGATTGGCGTGCCCCCATTGCCAGTCTCTTCTATGCGTTTACAGGGGCAGAGGAGGATATCTATTACACATCACCCGATGGAATTGTAGATGGGGACATTTTTCTCAAGCGGAATATTGTGATTCGCCAGAAAGAACTGGAGCGAGTCGTCGATGTTTATGTAAAAGGGCAAGAAGAAGCCTCCCTTTCAGATGAATTTTTATTGTATCGATTGGGTGAGAACAAAGACAACAAACTTCGGGATATCGTCTCCACCATTCAAGCGGAACAAAATGCCATTATTCGTGCTCCCCGAAATGCTGCTTTAATCATACAAGGGGTCGCCGGAAGCGGAAAGACAACGGTTGCCTTGCATCGTTTAGCCTACCTTATTTATGAATATAGGGAAAAAATAAAAGCCGAAAAAATGATTATCTTTGCCCCCAATAATATGTTTTTAGATTATATCTCCAATGTCCTTCCTGAATTAGGTGTTGGTGGCATTCAGCAAATGACTTTTGAAGACTGGGCTTTAGAGCTCTTAGAGGAACCGTTAAAGCTTGAGCCTCATTCTCAAAATCTCTCAGAATGGTTTTCACCCCTTCATTCTTACCAAAGATCCCTGTCGCCAGGCCGAATAAAAGGAAGCGCCAAGTTCAAGCAATGGTTAGAAACCTGTCTCACTACCTACGAGTCTCAGATTCTGCCAAGTGTCGATTTTGAACCTTGGGAAGGAAAACGTCTTCAACTCACCCAAATGAATGAATGGATCGAAGCTTTTAAGAACGAACCTGTTGCCATACGGAGAGAACGTCTTGTAACACGGATGAAAGGCTGGATTGATGCACGCTTAAAAGAGGTTAGTCCTTCAAAGAAAAGCGATCTTAGAAAAAAGGCGACGCTTAGTCTTCGCAACTATTTGAAGAAATGGCCCGCCGCCAAGCCGGTTATGCTCTATCAAACGTTCCTCAAGCAAGCTGAGGAAGAAAATCTATTAAATGACTTTATGCCAAAATCCTTAATAAAGGACACCATTCGTTCTTTAAAAAATAAGGTTGTCACTCCAGAAGATCTGCCGCCTTTAGTTCTGATCCATTTTTGGTTAAATGGAAACCAAAACCGATTCCATCATGTGGTGATTGATGAGGCCCAAGATTTTTCGCCATTTCAAGTGGCCTTATTGAGGGATCAAACCGTTCAGCATTCCTTTACTATATTAGGAGATTTGTCTCAAGGCATCCACGATTATAAAGGCATTGATTCCTGGGAAGAATTCCGAAGCTGTTTCAAGAATGTCTCCAGTTTCGAGTTGGAAAAAAGTTATCGCTCAACAATGGAAATCATTGAGTTTGCTAACGCCGTCCTAACAAAGGGTTATGATCCTGTGGTCCTTGCCAGTCCTGTATTCCGAAGCGGTGATGAAGTGATGGTAAAACAGGTTGACCGTGACTTACGAGAAACAGCCGTAAAAAAATGGATTCAAGACGAATTAACCAAAGGCCTAAAGAGCTTGGCCATTGTGACACGGACAGAAGCCGACTGTTTGGCCTTGGGTGAATCTCTGTTGGAAAGCGGCGTTGACGTGTCGCTCTTTAACGGAGACGAACAAACCTATGCAGGAGGCGTTTCCATCCTGCCCATTTATCTCACAAAAGGCCTAGAATTCGATGCCGTTTTAATCCTTGACGCAACCGAAGAAAACTATAAAAAGGAGCCCCGTGACGCCAAACTGCTTTACGTAGGCTGCACCCGGGCACTGCACCACCTCTCCGTCTTCTATGACGGAAACCCATCGCCACTGCTCCCATTTTAA
- a CDS encoding WxL domain-containing protein codes for MKISSRKFLSTVSALALVCTVFIGSKSAFAASTTITGGDLGVTTDPTVGDFSSVTLDGSVQTTTASMGSLTVTDARGTGAGWNVVVSATPFKTSDSSHTLPTDSLSLASPTEVTPGTGSSDASTVTKKNGTIDNSAGLKLLSAAVDGGMGTYTVSFPDNALTLTLNPKDVYAGTYTSTVAVTVTTGP; via the coding sequence ATGAAGATCTCATCTAGAAAGTTCTTATCCACTGTTTCTGCATTAGCACTTGTATGTACAGTTTTTATTGGCAGTAAATCTGCCTTTGCAGCAAGCACCACGATTACTGGGGGAGACCTTGGCGTAACAACCGACCCTACTGTTGGGGATTTTTCATCCGTCACCTTGGACGGATCAGTTCAAACAACTACTGCCAGCATGGGTAGCCTTACAGTAACTGATGCAAGAGGTACGGGAGCTGGTTGGAATGTTGTGGTTTCAGCTACTCCGTTTAAAACTTCTGATAGCTCGCACACACTCCCAACAGATTCTCTTAGCCTAGCATCACCAACAGAAGTAACGCCTGGAACAGGTTCCAGCGATGCTTCAACGGTTACAAAGAAAAATGGTACCATTGATAATTCTGCAGGTCTTAAGCTCTTAAGTGCAGCTGTTGATGGTGGAATGGGCACTTATACCGTTAGTTTTCCGGATAATGCCTTGACACTAACCCTTAATCCAAAAGATGTGTATGCTGGAACTTATACCTCCACAGTCGCTGTTACTGTTACAACAGGACCATGA
- a CDS encoding nitric oxide synthase oxygenase, with amino-acid sequence MTNDLLEKATEFIRTCYKELNKTDRETAERLVEVREQIHSQGFYEHTAAELEYGAKAAWRNSNRCIGRLFWESLHVIDARTLSSEDEMIDALFEHIRYATNKGHIRPTITIFPQESPHQTVRIWNHQLIRYAGYQTEDGIIGDPHSIAFTKACIDLGWEPKFGKFDVLPLVIQINNNQPKLADIPEEILLEVQIRHPSLKGFEELHLKWYAVPIISDMKLEIGGITYTAAPFNGWYMGTEIGARNFADENRYNMLPPVGRLMGLDFKNSASLWKDRALIELNTAVLYSYKEDGVSIVDHHTAAQQFKKFEEKERESGRAVTGNWTWLIPPLSPAATHIFHQSYNNEMKTPNYFRQPKPY; translated from the coding sequence TTGACTAACGACTTACTGGAGAAAGCCACAGAATTTATTAGAACTTGTTATAAAGAGCTGAATAAAACGGACCGAGAGACCGCGGAAAGACTGGTTGAAGTCCGTGAGCAGATACATAGTCAAGGCTTTTATGAGCATACCGCAGCTGAGCTTGAATATGGGGCCAAAGCTGCTTGGCGTAACAGCAATCGTTGCATTGGCAGGTTGTTTTGGGAAAGCTTACACGTTATAGATGCAAGAACCCTAAGCTCAGAAGACGAGATGATTGACGCTCTCTTTGAACATATTCGCTATGCGACTAATAAGGGTCATATACGCCCGACCATCACTATTTTTCCACAGGAGTCCCCTCATCAAACCGTGCGCATATGGAATCATCAACTGATTCGCTATGCAGGTTATCAAACAGAAGATGGGATTATAGGGGATCCTCACTCCATTGCTTTTACAAAGGCTTGTATAGATTTAGGCTGGGAACCGAAGTTTGGGAAATTTGATGTCCTGCCATTAGTCATACAAATCAATAATAATCAGCCAAAATTAGCCGATATTCCAGAGGAGATTCTGCTTGAGGTCCAAATTCGGCATCCTTCTCTTAAAGGATTTGAAGAGTTACATTTAAAATGGTATGCCGTTCCTATTATTTCGGATATGAAACTTGAAATAGGCGGCATTACTTATACAGCTGCTCCTTTTAATGGCTGGTATATGGGGACGGAGATCGGCGCGAGAAACTTTGCTGATGAAAATCGGTATAATATGCTCCCGCCAGTCGGACGATTAATGGGGTTGGATTTTAAAAATAGTGCCTCTCTTTGGAAGGATAGGGCCCTTATAGAGCTTAATACGGCAGTTCTTTATTCTTATAAAGAAGATGGGGTTAGTATTGTCGATCACCATACGGCGGCACAACAGTTTAAAAAATTTGAGGAAAAGGAACGGGAAAGCGGAAGAGCGGTTACCGGCAATTGGACCTGGCTGATTCCCCCTTTATCCCCTGCAGCGACCCATATTTTTCATCAATCCTATAACAATGAAATGAAAACGCCTAACTACTTCCGCCAGCCTAAGCCCTATTAA
- a CDS encoding DUF916 domain-containing protein, with the protein MMKAARLLLSFWLFCLIVTGFIHGKAMAQDSTIPLTIGPVYPKNQNPQTKGYFDLSVHANTKQTLSVKITNNQDRPVKISIAPANAFTNPTGGMMYKQNLDSSDAVLLPDAIKMANYLKVEKSVTVPPSSSVVVPIQLTVPDTGGQNLLGGILFTIPGTQTQTKQQAGKGKANFVIKTETVFAVAVQLNLPNKTASHFVVGNAGFAPNKGTAYIEMANDSQKIQDGVTGTYTVSTNNGKKLFSGQFGPFNMAPKSKIRYPIQWQNKTLNHGNYLIHLNGKVGDTTLKATKKFTIGSNEVKQYAQKYNPPQAATGNKGQPMWVWIGVALLFVIIVVLVGMIVFLMGRAKRKS; encoded by the coding sequence ATGATGAAAGCAGCGCGGCTACTTCTCTCTTTTTGGCTTTTTTGTTTGATAGTCACAGGATTCATTCATGGGAAAGCGATGGCTCAGGATTCCACAATCCCCTTAACCATTGGACCGGTCTATCCTAAAAACCAAAATCCGCAAACAAAAGGCTACTTTGACCTATCCGTCCATGCCAATACTAAACAAACGCTAAGCGTAAAAATAACCAATAATCAGGATAGGCCTGTTAAAATTAGCATCGCACCTGCTAATGCCTTTACGAATCCTACTGGTGGAATGATGTACAAGCAGAATTTAGACTCATCCGATGCTGTCCTTTTACCTGATGCTATTAAGATGGCCAACTATTTGAAAGTTGAAAAAAGTGTAACGGTCCCGCCTTCCTCTTCAGTTGTGGTTCCGATTCAACTCACTGTTCCCGATACAGGTGGACAAAACCTGCTTGGAGGCATCCTCTTTACTATTCCAGGAACTCAAACCCAAACCAAACAACAAGCGGGTAAAGGAAAGGCTAATTTTGTTATCAAAACAGAGACCGTCTTTGCAGTTGCGGTTCAATTAAATTTGCCTAATAAGACAGCGTCTCATTTCGTGGTTGGAAATGCAGGCTTTGCACCGAATAAAGGGACAGCCTATATTGAGATGGCAAATGATTCTCAAAAAATTCAAGATGGTGTGACGGGGACCTATACCGTTTCAACTAACAACGGAAAGAAGCTCTTTAGTGGTCAATTTGGCCCGTTCAACATGGCTCCAAAATCAAAAATCAGATATCCCATTCAATGGCAAAATAAAACACTGAATCATGGGAATTACCTCATTCATCTTAATGGAAAAGTTGGAGATACCACTCTAAAGGCGACCAAAAAGTTTACCATCGGCAGTAATGAAGTCAAACAGTATGCCCAAAAATATAATCCTCCTCAAGCGGCAACAGGCAATAAAGGCCAGCCGATGTGGGTATGGATTGGCGTGGCCCTTCTTTTTGTGATTATTGTCGTTCTTGTTGGGATGATCGTGTTCCTTATGGGGAGAGCCAAGAGGAAATCTTAG